The Verrucomicrobiota bacterium nucleotide sequence CGGCCGTGCCTGGGGGTGGTGGTTTCTTGCCCGCAGTCTTTCGCCCTTCTGTCTTCACTCGCTTTTGCCATGCCGCCACTGCCTCTGTGTATTGTATCCATTTCTCGGATGGATTTCCCATAGCGGTCTTCGCAAACGGCACTTGATTAAGTATGTCGGATGGTGTCCACCACTCAACGGGAGTCCCTCCCAAGGCACGTGCGATTAAACCAATCGGCACCCCCGTCTCTGCCTGTAGCTTGCGCCCGAAAAAGTAAGCTACTCCGGAAAAGCCGGGAACAGTTTCAGGAGAGGATGCGCTCCAACTTTTTCCAGTGTTTAATCGCAGCTGGGGATGGTTCGCCTCCGCAATCTCGGCATCGGCATCGGTGCAACTGGAAAGCTTGAACTGCATATTCGACTGCCCCGAACAAATCCACACTTCTCCAACAAGCACATCCTCAAATTTTAATGTGGTTGAGCCGCTGCCAACAACCATCTCACGCGGACTCGAGGACGCATCCATGCTACTTAAAACAACGCTCCATTGCCCATCGGCTTTGGTTTTAGCCTTTTTGTTTTGCTTACCGAAATTCACCGTCACCCGGGACCCCGGCTCCGCAGTTCCCCACACAGGAAGCTTCATCCCTCTTTGCAATACCATGTGATCTCCAAATACCGGAGCCACCGTTAGTGACGCATCGCCCGAAGCATTGGTTGAAAGCAAAGCTGTTCCCAGAATGAGACACTCAAGAAGTGAAAAGAATGATTTCGAATTCATCATTGGATGCTGAATCAAACGCGACCTCGGCCGCAATCCTTTCTTAACGGGGCCAAAGCGCCCAACACCGGCATAGATGAAATGACTACCAGCTCGGATTCTCGGGCAGGCAGGCCTGGAACTCGTCATTGAGCATGTCTTCGTATGCTCCAGCATATTCACCGGCAAAGAATTTATCGAGCCCCTCGTTATACAGACGTTCCCAGGATGCTTCTTCTGCTCCAGGATTTATTGGGTAGAACAACGCGCCGTTCGCTTTGGCGGCCTTTTGGTCCCCCGGTGCGTCACCGATCATGAGAATCTTTTCGGATGGGTATTTGTCTTTGGCAGCCATTTCCAGGTGCTGGGTTTTTGTGCCCAATTCCTGACCTGCGATCATCGCAACAAATCCATCAATCCCGTGCTCCCCCCACTCTCTTTCCAGAGCATCGCAAGGGGTTTGACTGATACACATGGCATCGGCCTTCTCGTTAATCTTGGCTAAGGTTTCACGAACCAGCGGAAAGGGTGGCACACCGTGCACGATATCGGCTACCTGGGCATTGATGGCATCGGACCACACCTTTACAGGAGCCAGACCTTCGTTGCCTCCGGCGACTTCAGCATTGAGGGTAGCGTTGCCCAATTTGGATTCGCGACTGATCCATTCATTCAAAGCAGTCAAATCAGGCATCTTAATCCCACGAGCCTTCACTTGCGGTCTGGCCCCCAGAAGTTCAATCGCCCGAACCAAAGCGGGAAAGCGGTTCGCACCCCGCGACTTCGAATAGAGGTTAACAAAGGTCCAGGCTTCCCGGGCAAACTTGCTGCCCGCCTGCAAGCTCCAGTGCTTGATGAACATCGGAGCAAAACACTCCTGATGCTTTATTTCCATGCTGTCAAAAATGCAGCCATCAGAATCGATACCGACAAAGAATTCTTTCGACGGTGTGAAATCACGTAGTACTTGTGCTGGATCACTCATAATTTTGAGACTCGAAACTTGCGAACAGGCAGCATTCACGTCAATTCAGAATCCGTCATTGCTTCCATTGGTTAAAAACTTGGATTGCCAATGCTTCAAACCAACTTACAATTTTTTATTCAGTAATCAATTTAAACATCACTTACCCTCATGAAAAATACCCTTTGCATTCTTCTCTTCTTCCTCACCTTGAGTTCGCCTATATTCGCGGTAGTGGAACTGACCTATCATAAGGACGGAGAATCTTACGCCGTAGATGGGTTCGATCTTAACCGCCCGTTCACTGAAGAAAATGGGGAGAAAAAGTATCTTCCACTGGAAGGGACTTGGGGACTACAGATTGGAGATGAATCGTTCTGGGATAATGTATATTACCCTCGTTCGTACATCTTGATTAAAAAACATAAGGGTTATACCGACCGAAATTCGAGTGACTCATATACGCTGGCATTTGATAGCGATCATATTCCCGTTGCTGGATCAGACGCAGAAGATTTTTCCGCGGTTAAATGGGAAGAAGAAGATTTCTCAAATTCAGTTGTGGGGATCGGTTGGTATTATAACGGCGCGGTTACTTCCGCGGATATCGTCAGAACCCATATCCCAATTCACGGCGGAATGATGGAAGACGCTTATTCAAAATTTCTTATCTCAGAAAATAATTTAGACGGATTTCCATTTATTTGGGTGATGGATGGAGATTCTCTGGAACTGAGAAACCCGGAACAGCATTTTTCAAAAGACAATCCCGGATACTTATATCGGTTAGCTTGCCGAGGGTCGCCTCAAGATTTCGAAGCACTGGGCACTTCCCCCAAATTCCTATCCAAAATTTTAATTCACGAAAAGCTCACTCTCCTGCATGGAGCCTCGCTCTATGGAAATGTTGAGGTATTGAGGTATTTGAAAGAAATCAAAGCTGACAAAATCAAGGAAGATGGAAGGTACCCGGTAATTTCCCATGCCATTTATGGGAACAGGCTTGAAGCGGTAAAATTGCTAATGGAGTACGGGTTTGATCCACTTGATGAAGGTAGAAGCAGGTTTCTTCCGTTTTCTCAAGCAATCCAATTCCGACGGTACGACATTGTGGATTTCCTAACTGAAAACAAAAATATCTAACGTACACGGAGAAGGACGGCGAATCCATACTTGGAACTGCTATTTTATCACTGGCGTTGGATATTTTCAAGTTATTGAATAGCAAAGCTGAGAAATACAATATCCAACTGGAAGCCAAAAAGATTTCTTCCGACACTTACAAAGGTAACAAAGTCTTTTATGATAACTGTGTGCTGGGAAATTTTGAAATCATCAAATCTCTGCTCAATAAAGGATTTGATGTTAACAAAGAAACCAATGGAAATTCGCCCCTAAAGGCGGCCGTTCTTTCGGGTAATACGGACCTTGTTCGTTTGTTGATCGAACAGAGTGCAGACATTCACAAACCATTGAACCCCTCTGGAACCACCATTTTACACCAGGCAGCACAATCAGGAATTGCAGAAATTATTCAACTACTGGTTGAAGCGGGACATGATATAAATGCTGTCGATACGAATGGGAATTCACCGCTCTATGTCGCAGTACTTTCCAAACAAATCGATTCTGTGCACGAACTCTTGAGACTCGGTGCAGACCCGAACATCCGCCCAGAAAAACGACCAGCCGCAGTTTGGATGGCGGTGGTACAAGATGAACGAGAAAGCATTCAAACGCTCATTCAATATGGAGCCGAGTGTGAATTGGACAATACGCTGGCAATGCAGTTAATGGACTATGCCTTGGCTTTTGATATTCCGGAAGTAGTGTCGATATCTCTCGAACAATGCTTAACGGCGGATTTTAGTTTTAGAGGAGACGTCCCCGGCATTTGGGTTGCGGATTATTACGATGCGATTCATTCGAAAGAAGTTCTTTTGAACGCAGGTGCTGAACCGGACGCAAAGCCGAATTGGAATTTCAAGAAGGCGGATGAGTCGTTTAATCAACTCCTGAGTTTGGAGTCATTCTCCGTCGTTTACCCACCGACATTAAGGGAAAAATATGGCGACCTAAAGGTAAACATTGAGGTGGTTATTGATCCGATTGGAAAAGTTCGTTTCCCTAAATTTTTGGAGCCCATTCCATGGGATCTGCGGTTATTTATTAGGGAAAGTATTCGACGTTGGGCGGTGAAACTACCAAACGATAGCGATCTAACTACGGCTTACAGACTTAGAATTCCTCTGGTCCTAAAAGCTCCGAATGTTGAGATTGAGATATTTGAAATTTCCGCCCTGGATAAGGCTCCAGTACCGATTGAAAGAGTGGCACCCGTATATCCAGCGGACCTTAAGAGAGACAGGATTCAAGGAGCGGTTTCCCTGGTTTTCATTATTGATGAATCAGGAATCCCAACAAGGATCAGTGTTGAAAAGTCGAGCGACTCCAGGTTTTCACAAACAGCCATACAAGCTGTGAAACAATGGAAATTCCAACCAGGATTCATAGATGG carries:
- a CDS encoding HAD family hydrolase translates to MSDPAQVLRDFTPSKEFFVGIDSDGCIFDSMEIKHQECFAPMFIKHWSLQAGSKFAREAWTFVNLYSKSRGANRFPALVRAIELLGARPQVKARGIKMPDLTALNEWISRESKLGNATLNAEVAGGNEGLAPVKVWSDAINAQVADIVHGVPPFPLVRETLAKINEKADAMCISQTPCDALEREWGEHGIDGFVAMIAGQELGTKTQHLEMAAKDKYPSEKILMIGDAPGDQKAAKANGALFYPINPGAEEASWERLYNEGLDKFFAGEYAGAYEDMLNDEFQACLPENPSW
- a CDS encoding ankyrin repeat domain-containing protein; the encoded protein is MKNTLCILLFFLTLSSPIFAVVELTYHKDGESYAVDGFDLNRPFTEENGEKKYLPLEGTWGLQIGDESFWDNVYYPRSYILIKKHKGYTDRNSSDSYTLAFDSDHIPVAGSDAEDFSAVKWEEEDFSNSVVGIGWYYNGAVTSADIVRTHIPIHGGMMEDAYSKFLISENNLDGFPFIWVMDGDSLELRNPEQHFSKDNPGYLYRLACRGSPQDFEALGTSPKFLSKILIHEKLTLLHGASLYGNVEVLRYLKEIKADKIKEDGRYPVISHAIYGNRLEAVKLLMEYGFDPLDEGRSRFLPFSQAIQFRRYDIVDFLTENKNI
- a CDS encoding TonB family protein; the protein is MNSKAEKYNIQLEAKKISSDTYKGNKVFYDNCVLGNFEIIKSLLNKGFDVNKETNGNSPLKAAVLSGNTDLVRLLIEQSADIHKPLNPSGTTILHQAAQSGIAEIIQLLVEAGHDINAVDTNGNSPLYVAVLSKQIDSVHELLRLGADPNIRPEKRPAAVWMAVVQDERESIQTLIQYGAECELDNTLAMQLMDYALAFDIPEVVSISLEQCLTADFSFRGDVPGIWVADYYDAIHSKEVLLNAGAEPDAKPNWNFKKADESFNQLLSLESFSVVYPPTLREKYGDLKVNIEVVIDPIGKVRFPKFLEPIPWDLRLFIRESIRRWAVKLPNDSDLTTAYRLRIPLVLKAPNVEIEIFEISALDKAPVPIERVAPVYPADLKRDRIQGAVSLVFIIDESGIPTRISVEKSSDSRFSQTAIQAVKQWKFQPGFIDGRAVKTRIRLPLSFTLN